The following proteins come from a genomic window of Candidatus Hydrogenedentota bacterium:
- a CDS encoding virulence RhuM family protein, giving the protein MSKKNQALLPSGSLLIYESEDGQIKLDVRLERETLWLTQADMARLFGCSADNISLHLKNIYQEGELAVEATAEEFSVVRAEGARKVARRITFYNLDAIISVGYRVKSLIATRFRIWATQRLREYIVKGFAMDDERLKQAGGGGYFEELLARIRDIRSSEKIFWRKVLDI; this is encoded by the coding sequence ATGAGTAAGAAGAATCAAGCCCTCTTGCCATCCGGTTCATTGCTGATCTACGAGTCCGAGGACGGACAGATCAAACTGGATGTGCGTCTGGAACGGGAGACCCTGTGGTTGACGCAGGCGGACATGGCCCGGCTGTTCGGTTGCTCCGCGGACAATATCTCCCTGCATCTGAAGAACATCTATCAGGAGGGGGAACTGGCCGTGGAGGCAACTGCCGAGGAATTCTCGGTAGTTCGAGCAGAGGGCGCGCGCAAGGTCGCGCGCCGTATCACGTTCTACAACCTCGACGCCATTATCTCGGTCGGCTACCGGGTGAAGAGCCTGATCGCCACGCGGTTCCGCATCTGGGCCACGCAACGTCTGCGCGAATACATCGTGAAGGGCTTCGCCATGGACGACGAGCGCCTGAAACAAGCGGGGGGCGGCGGGTACTTCGAGGAGTTGCTGGCCCGCATCCGGGATATCCGCTCCTCCGAGAAGATTTTCTGGCGCAAGGTCCTGGACATCTAG
- a CDS encoding tetratricopeptide repeat protein, with the protein MTPTMLDSIEEYVQLRQRYWETKDSEEFKDDLRALKASLPKDETWGAYLEGRILFEERCFEAALAHFDRVLAIADKQRIPLELVLWSLYNKAVTLKELDRTADAQRVFAEIIEMFEDEKGSEFLYYVNRARLSCATRRIAAGEVSAGMNLCEAILHEALSSVDERQFPLAVAAAIKKLGALTDAGADKEADDFLEQVLPSIAREADRTYLSIWLRLYRARKALSGGDLESVQQDYLQIRSDFAGMCTPEHREIARLIAYGMGNAGYVMYQQGEYTDSIMACDDAFSILDIAGKTGEEPVAEPFAWHVAYVKFAALDKIGDDVEEMLALCDASLRRPRDIHFSEEEVLKQHLTWARLAIEKCDLDLALRSCEAISLMGIGENFHGPLFLTQVNSYVLLARACMHANANRIRETADVFGDLIQYLRSRHVMDWSLLRHALARKAFYLYALGERDEARAVYQELIRLWSDDEDTAQEHEEKRSLQNYFCKKYEAMARD; encoded by the coding sequence GTGACGCCGACTATGCTGGACTCCATTGAAGAATACGTGCAGCTACGACAACGGTATTGGGAGACCAAGGATTCGGAGGAGTTCAAGGACGATTTGCGGGCTTTGAAAGCGAGCTTGCCGAAGGATGAAACCTGGGGAGCATACCTCGAAGGGCGTATCCTCTTTGAGGAACGCTGCTTCGAAGCCGCACTCGCGCACTTCGATAGGGTCTTGGCAATCGCCGACAAGCAACGGATACCGCTCGAGCTTGTCCTATGGTCCCTGTACAACAAGGCGGTGACCTTGAAGGAGCTGGACAGGACTGCCGATGCGCAGAGGGTCTTCGCCGAAATCATCGAAATGTTCGAAGACGAAAAGGGTTCCGAGTTCCTGTACTACGTGAACCGTGCGCGCCTGAGTTGCGCAACCCGGCGCATTGCGGCAGGCGAGGTCTCTGCGGGCATGAATTTGTGCGAGGCCATCCTTCACGAAGCGTTGTCTTCCGTTGATGAGCGCCAATTCCCTCTGGCGGTTGCCGCGGCAATCAAGAAACTGGGCGCCCTGACCGATGCCGGAGCCGACAAAGAAGCGGACGACTTCCTCGAACAAGTTCTTCCCAGTATCGCGCGCGAAGCCGACCGAACATATCTCTCCATCTGGCTGAGACTCTACCGCGCGCGTAAAGCGCTCTCTGGCGGAGACCTCGAATCGGTGCAGCAGGACTACCTGCAAATCCGCAGCGATTTCGCGGGGATGTGCACGCCCGAACACAGGGAGATAGCCAGATTAATCGCTTACGGAATGGGCAACGCCGGCTACGTCATGTATCAACAAGGCGAATACACCGATTCCATCATGGCGTGCGATGACGCGTTTTCCATACTCGACATCGCGGGCAAGACTGGGGAAGAGCCAGTGGCGGAGCCCTTCGCATGGCACGTTGCTTATGTCAAGTTCGCGGCGCTCGATAAGATCGGAGATGATGTGGAGGAAATGCTCGCGCTGTGTGACGCGTCCTTGCGCAGACCGCGCGACATCCACTTTTCCGAGGAAGAGGTCCTCAAACAGCACCTGACTTGGGCACGATTGGCCATTGAGAAGTGTGACCTGGATTTGGCGTTGCGCAGTTGCGAGGCGATTTCATTGATGGGTATTGGGGAAAACTTCCACGGACCTCTATTCCTGACGCAGGTGAACTCCTATGTGTTGCTTGCCCGCGCGTGTATGCATGCCAATGCCAACAGAATTCGCGAGACCGCCGACGTGTTCGGAGACTTGATCCAGTACCTCCGCTCTCGACACGTCATGGATTGGTCCCTTCTACGGCACGCGCTTGCCAGGAAAGCCTTCTACCTATACGCGCTGGGCGAACGTGACGAAGCGCGGGCCGTTTATCAGGAACTGATTCGGCTGTGGTCGGACGATGAAGACACCGCTCAAGAGCACGAGGAAAAGAGAAGCCTGCAGAACTACTTCTGCAAGAAATATGAAGCGATGGCCCGTGACTGA
- a CDS encoding ATP-binding protein, whose translation MKYIQRTLESQLKLAAKQFPSILLTGPRRAGKTTLLRHLAPKASHVLLESPDVVAQVRSDPNGFLDSLSFPVVLDEIQNTPELFAYIRARIDRQPRKMGQWLITGSQEAPLMQGVSESMAGRAAVFQLLPFSRSESPRVSVFRGGFPEVIQRPKAADIWFRSYIQTYLERDVRSVTSIRDLSTFRRFLALLASRCGQILNRTDMAAPLGVSVPTISQWLSILEITGQILLVPPFYENFGKRIMKSPKLYFMDTGLLCHLLGIANEKSLGESVFLGPVFESFVASEIVKLQIHSGRSKSLYFFRDLKGLEVDFLVPLGDRRVVLLEAKATKTPNPNMAKPADRLAASMKGYDAKSYVVCKAHTKENLYPGLTPQTKIAALDDLADVLGY comes from the coding sequence ATGAAATACATCCAGCGAACTCTCGAAAGTCAATTGAAGCTGGCCGCAAAGCAGTTTCCCTCTATACTTCTCACAGGTCCCCGTCGTGCCGGAAAGACGACTCTGCTTCGACATCTTGCACCGAAGGCGAGTCACGTGTTGCTGGAAAGTCCCGATGTCGTGGCCCAGGTCCGGTCAGACCCCAATGGGTTCCTGGATAGTCTTTCGTTTCCTGTCGTCCTCGACGAGATACAGAACACGCCCGAGCTGTTCGCGTACATTCGTGCGAGGATTGATCGGCAACCGCGCAAGATGGGACAGTGGTTGATCACCGGTTCTCAGGAAGCTCCTCTCATGCAGGGTGTCTCCGAGTCTATGGCTGGCCGGGCCGCCGTCTTTCAACTGCTGCCGTTCTCTCGCAGTGAGAGTCCCAGAGTTTCTGTATTCAGGGGTGGTTTTCCCGAAGTGATTCAGCGTCCCAAAGCGGCCGATATCTGGTTTCGGTCGTACATCCAGACCTACTTGGAGCGAGATGTCCGTTCGGTAACATCGATCCGCGATCTGTCGACGTTTCGGCGTTTCCTGGCGTTGCTGGCGAGCCGGTGCGGTCAGATTCTTAACAGAACCGACATGGCCGCGCCGCTGGGTGTTTCTGTCCCCACCATTTCTCAGTGGCTGAGCATTCTCGAGATCACCGGCCAGATACTGCTTGTTCCGCCGTTCTACGAAAATTTCGGCAAACGGATCATGAAGTCGCCAAAGCTCTACTTCATGGATACGGGACTTCTGTGCCATCTGTTGGGAATTGCCAATGAGAAGAGCTTGGGCGAATCGGTCTTTCTTGGCCCGGTTTTCGAGTCCTTTGTCGCCTCGGAAATTGTGAAACTACAGATTCATTCGGGGAGATCCAAATCACTGTATTTCTTTCGTGATCTAAAAGGCTTGGAAGTCGACTTTCTTGTCCCGCTCGGGGACCGTAGAGTGGTCCTACTGGAAGCGAAAGCGACCAAGACGCCGAATCCCAATATGGCTAAACCGGCGGATAGGCTCGCTGCTTCAATGAAAGGCTACGACGCTAAATCGTATGTCGTATGCAAGGCCCACACGAAGGAGAACCTTTATCCCGGATTGACGCCTCAGACTAAGATTGCAGCGCTTGACGATCTGGCAGATGTGCTAGGATACTGA
- the ftsH gene encoding ATP-dependent zinc metalloprotease FtsH — protein MNGFLKQISLWVVLLIILVLLLTTFSTGRTGAEKLYVDDFESQLIADNIKSPVRVTKNEKEIYGFKAEFKQPYKGQKSIAIQNDTFPESWRKLLDEKKITYEVAQETTVWFELLTSFVPLLLIIGVFWFFMFRQMQGGSNKALSFGKSRARLVNHSDKVVTFDDVAGVDEAKEELQEIIEFLKDPKRFSKLGGKIPKGVLLVGPPGSGKTLLARAVAGEAHVPFFSISGSDFVEMFVGVGASRVRDLFQQGQKHAPCIIFIDEIDAVGRQRGAGLGGGHDEREQTLNQLLVEMDGFNTNEGVILMAATNRPDVLDRALLRPGRFDRQIVVANPDIKGREAILGIHIRNNGVPVDDTVVVNTLARGTAGFSGADLANMVNEAALLAARRNQEKVTMIDFEDAKDRVLMGPERRSLMLSPAEKRNTAYHEAGHVLVGRLLPKADPVHKVTIIPRGPSLGLTSMIPTEDRHSLAKAYCLATMRMMMGGRAAEEIIFDEFTSGASNDLKRATELAHAMVCQWGMSELGPISFGSNTEVFLGRDFVKERDFSEETASAVDKSIHKLLEDAYADAKRMLQEHKDILTAIAEELIEKETLDADEIDDIIRKHGGDHLLPPPKEQTPPSPPKLPAQTTSTKVLPAEPEVGDLGPGQIVPGTA, from the coding sequence ATGAATGGCTTCCTAAAGCAGATTTCCCTCTGGGTCGTTCTCCTGATCATTCTTGTGCTGTTGTTGACCACGTTCTCCACCGGCCGGACGGGAGCGGAGAAACTCTACGTAGACGATTTCGAGAGTCAGCTTATCGCTGACAATATCAAGAGCCCGGTGCGCGTCACCAAGAATGAGAAAGAGATCTACGGTTTCAAGGCCGAATTCAAGCAACCGTACAAGGGCCAGAAGAGCATCGCCATCCAGAACGACACCTTCCCGGAGTCGTGGCGAAAGCTTCTGGACGAAAAGAAGATTACCTACGAGGTAGCCCAGGAAACGACAGTCTGGTTCGAATTGCTGACCAGTTTCGTTCCGCTATTGCTCATTATCGGCGTGTTCTGGTTTTTCATGTTTCGACAAATGCAGGGCGGTAGTAACAAGGCCCTGTCTTTTGGGAAGAGCCGTGCGCGTCTCGTCAATCACAGCGACAAGGTCGTCACCTTCGACGACGTGGCGGGTGTGGACGAGGCCAAAGAGGAGCTTCAGGAGATTATCGAGTTTCTGAAAGACCCGAAGCGCTTCTCCAAACTCGGCGGCAAGATCCCCAAGGGCGTGCTGCTTGTAGGCCCTCCGGGGTCGGGCAAGACTCTGCTTGCGCGCGCCGTCGCCGGCGAGGCCCACGTGCCGTTTTTCAGCATCAGCGGTTCCGACTTCGTCGAAATGTTTGTCGGCGTTGGCGCAAGCCGCGTGCGCGACCTGTTTCAGCAGGGGCAGAAGCACGCACCGTGCATTATCTTCATCGACGAAATCGACGCCGTGGGCCGTCAGCGTGGCGCTGGTTTGGGCGGCGGACACGACGAGCGTGAACAGACCCTCAACCAACTGCTCGTGGAGATGGACGGCTTCAACACGAACGAGGGCGTTATCCTCATGGCCGCCACGAACCGGCCCGATGTGCTGGATCGCGCGCTGCTTCGTCCGGGGCGTTTTGACCGGCAGATTGTTGTGGCAAATCCCGATATAAAAGGCCGCGAGGCCATCCTCGGCATCCACATTCGCAACAACGGCGTGCCTGTCGACGATACGGTTGTGGTGAATACGCTGGCGCGCGGCACGGCCGGATTCTCTGGCGCCGACCTCGCCAACATGGTGAACGAGGCGGCCTTGCTTGCGGCGCGCCGCAATCAAGAAAAGGTCACCATGATTGACTTCGAGGACGCGAAAGATCGCGTGCTCATGGGACCCGAACGGCGTAGCCTGATGCTTAGCCCGGCGGAAAAGCGCAACACCGCGTACCATGAGGCTGGACACGTCTTGGTCGGAAGGCTTCTTCCGAAGGCCGATCCCGTACACAAAGTGACCATCATTCCCCGCGGACCGTCGCTGGGGTTGACGAGCATGATCCCCACGGAGGACCGTCATAGCCTCGCCAAGGCGTATTGCTTGGCAACCATGCGGATGATGATGGGCGGCCGCGCAGCGGAAGAGATCATCTTCGATGAGTTTACGAGCGGCGCCTCCAACGATCTGAAGCGCGCTACCGAACTCGCGCACGCGATGGTCTGTCAGTGGGGCATGAGCGAACTGGGCCCCATCTCCTTCGGTTCGAATACGGAAGTCTTCCTGGGCCGCGATTTCGTGAAAGAACGCGACTTCAGCGAAGAGACGGCGTCCGCGGTCGACAAATCCATTCACAAGCTGTTGGAAGATGCATATGCCGACGCGAAGCGCATGCTTCAGGAGCACAAAGACATCCTGACGGCGATTGCCGAAGAGTTGATCGAAAAAGAGACGCTGGATGCGGACGAAATCGACGACATCATTCGCAAGCACGGCGGCGATCATCTGCTTCCTCCGCCCAAAGAACAGACGCCTCCTTCGCCTCCCAAACTGCCTGCGCAGACGACGTCCACAAAGGTATTGCCTGCGGAGCCGGAAGTGGGTGATCTCGGCCCCGGACAGATTGTGCCTGGCACAGCCTGA
- the folP gene encoding dihydropteroate synthase, with translation MGVVNVTPDSFFDGGLHDTEDDAVRYAGDLVRDGADILDVGGESSRPGAAPVKAEEEQRRVLPVIERIKRFGMPVSVDTYKADTARKAIRSGATLVNDITAFRGDPEMVEVVAEADCTYIMMHMQGTPETMQLQPKYVDVIDDICAFFEERMNFAVKRGVRLERIWLDPGFGFGKTVSQNLELLRRLGEFRGFGRPILIGTSNKSTIGRVLNLGAEERTEGTAATVVMGIANGADVVRVHDVKRMARVAKMTDAILGRGSYD, from the coding sequence ATGGGCGTGGTAAACGTCACGCCAGACTCGTTTTTCGACGGCGGTCTGCACGATACCGAGGACGATGCCGTGCGGTACGCGGGGGACTTGGTGCGCGATGGCGCGGACATCCTGGACGTGGGAGGGGAGTCGTCGCGCCCTGGGGCAGCACCCGTCAAAGCCGAAGAAGAACAGCGGCGAGTCCTGCCGGTTATCGAGCGGATTAAGCGCTTCGGAATGCCGGTCTCTGTGGATACGTACAAGGCGGACACGGCCCGCAAGGCGATTCGCAGCGGGGCAACGCTTGTGAACGACATCACCGCGTTTCGCGGCGATCCGGAGATGGTGGAAGTTGTAGCGGAAGCGGACTGTACGTACATAATGATGCACATGCAGGGAACCCCCGAGACGATGCAACTGCAGCCGAAATATGTGGATGTAATTGATGACATCTGCGCCTTCTTCGAGGAGCGGATGAATTTTGCGGTGAAACGCGGGGTCAGGCTGGAACGAATCTGGCTGGATCCAGGTTTTGGTTTTGGCAAGACGGTGTCGCAGAATTTGGAGTTGCTGCGGCGATTGGGCGAATTCCGGGGATTCGGGCGGCCCATCTTGATCGGCACGTCCAATAAGTCCACCATTGGCAGGGTACTCAACTTGGGTGCGGAAGAACGTACCGAGGGTACCGCGGCCACCGTCGTGATGGGCATTGCGAACGGCGCGGACGTGGTGCGCGTGCATGATGTAAAGCGAATGGCTCGAGTCGCGAAGATGACCGACGCCATTTTGGGAAGAGGGAGCTATGACTGA
- the glmM gene encoding phosphoglucosamine mutase, with translation MTDRLFGTDGIRGVANVPPMTAEIALRVGRAAGYIFQQEDRQHTILIGKDTRLSGYMIETALTAGLCSMGVNVLLVGPLPTPGVSYIMRSLRCDGAIMISASHNPFQYNGIKFFGPDGFKIADEVEDEIARLVHNGELDSLRPTAERIGTARRIDDAVGRYIEFAKATFPKGMRLDGLKIVCDCANGSNYKVGPFCFSELGAEVISIHCKPNGRNINDNCGSVHPEDMRATVIRERADLGIAFDGDGDRVVMADNEGRLLDGNALLAVLAIDMLERDALPHKTVATNIMANGGLQKALKPYGGNVLWTKVGDRYVAEGMREQGLLLGGESSGHLILLEHNVTGDALIAALQILATIIRRDQRLSTLAAAYQPMPEAHVSVPLGDKARPAEEALNEVRRTAEQDLQNGGRIVIRASGTEPIVRVMVQHDQLKAAEALADQLAKKVASLT, from the coding sequence ATGACTGATCGACTTTTTGGCACGGACGGTATCCGCGGCGTGGCCAACGTGCCGCCGATGACTGCCGAAATTGCATTGCGCGTCGGGCGCGCCGCAGGCTACATCTTCCAGCAGGAGGATCGCCAGCACACCATCCTTATCGGCAAGGACACGCGGCTCTCGGGCTATATGATCGAGACGGCGCTCACGGCGGGACTCTGTTCGATGGGCGTCAACGTGTTGCTGGTTGGTCCGCTGCCGACGCCGGGCGTTTCGTACATCATGCGCAGCCTGCGGTGCGACGGCGCGATCATGATCTCCGCGTCCCACAACCCGTTTCAGTATAACGGCATCAAGTTCTTTGGCCCAGACGGATTCAAGATTGCCGACGAAGTCGAGGACGAGATTGCCCGCCTCGTGCATAACGGCGAGCTGGACAGTCTGCGGCCCACCGCCGAGCGCATCGGCACGGCGCGCCGCATCGACGACGCGGTCGGAAGGTACATCGAATTCGCGAAGGCCACGTTCCCCAAAGGCATGCGACTCGACGGGCTCAAGATTGTCTGCGACTGCGCCAATGGGTCCAACTACAAGGTCGGGCCCTTCTGCTTTTCCGAACTGGGCGCGGAAGTGATTTCGATACACTGCAAACCCAACGGCCGGAACATCAACGACAACTGCGGTTCGGTGCATCCCGAAGATATGCGCGCCACGGTGATTCGCGAACGCGCCGACCTCGGGATTGCGTTCGACGGCGACGGCGACCGCGTGGTCATGGCCGACAACGAAGGGCGCTTGCTGGACGGGAATGCCTTGTTGGCCGTGCTGGCGATCGATATGCTCGAACGCGACGCGCTCCCGCACAAGACCGTTGCCACGAACATCATGGCGAACGGGGGATTGCAGAAGGCCCTCAAGCCCTACGGCGGCAACGTTCTCTGGACCAAAGTCGGCGACCGCTATGTCGCGGAAGGCATGCGCGAGCAAGGGCTGCTGCTGGGCGGAGAATCCTCCGGTCACCTTATCCTGCTCGAACACAACGTAACCGGCGACGCGCTCATCGCGGCGCTTCAGATCCTCGCGACCATAATTCGACGCGACCAGCGCCTATCGACACTCGCTGCCGCGTACCAGCCCATGCCCGAGGCCCACGTCAGCGTGCCATTGGGAGACAAAGCACGTCCCGCGGAAGAAGCGCTCAACGAGGTGCGCCGCACAGCCGAACAAGATCTGCAGAACGGGGGACGTATCGTGATCCGCGCATCGGGCACCGAGCCCATCGTGCGCGTCATGGTCCAACACGACCAACTCAAGGCAGCCGAGGCCCTGGCCGACCAACTCGCCAAAAAGGTCGCCTCGCTCACCTGA
- a CDS encoding enoyl-CoA hydratase/isomerase family protein has translation MPEPVDLQSEESVAYVFLNRPEAYNAFNPELVEAFAKQMIVLARDPSVRGVVVSGRGRAFCAGGDLKWAGACAQGPARGFHELASLFHQAILEIRRMAKPVIAAINGVAAGGGFSLALACDFRVMARSAILRQAYTSNGLCIDGGGTFTLPRLVGVARALEIVAFDPAINAEQALAWGLVTKVVDDADVVNEAGSLALSIAQSSLHSFGLSKQLFNDSFSTSLETQLERERQGICACAEHPDGIEGLRAFAEKRKPVYEKQGASQ, from the coding sequence GTGCCCGAGCCAGTCGACCTTCAATCGGAAGAAAGTGTTGCCTATGTCTTCCTCAATCGTCCTGAAGCCTACAACGCATTCAACCCCGAACTAGTCGAAGCGTTTGCGAAACAGATGATTGTGTTGGCGAGAGACCCTTCTGTACGTGGCGTTGTAGTCTCCGGGCGTGGAAGAGCTTTTTGTGCTGGGGGTGACCTGAAGTGGGCAGGAGCGTGTGCGCAGGGTCCCGCGCGGGGTTTTCACGAACTGGCGAGTCTGTTTCACCAAGCTATTCTCGAGATTCGGCGCATGGCAAAGCCGGTCATCGCGGCGATTAACGGTGTCGCGGCGGGTGGAGGCTTCTCCCTTGCGCTGGCATGCGACTTTCGCGTGATGGCGCGCTCGGCCATTTTGCGGCAAGCCTATACGTCCAACGGACTGTGTATTGACGGCGGCGGTACTTTTACGCTGCCGCGACTGGTGGGCGTGGCCCGCGCGCTGGAAATCGTCGCCTTCGATCCGGCTATTAACGCGGAGCAAGCCCTGGCCTGGGGTCTCGTTACGAAGGTTGTAGACGACGCGGACGTGGTGAACGAAGCCGGTTCGCTCGCCTTATCGATTGCGCAATCCTCTCTGCATTCCTTCGGTCTTTCGAAACAACTGTTCAACGATTCATTCAGTACCTCCTTGGAAACCCAGTTGGAGCGCGAGCGCCAGGGTATCTGTGCGTGTGCAGAGCATCCCGATGGAATCGAGGGTCTGCGTGCGTTCGCGGAAAAGCGTAAACCCGTCTATGAGAAGCAGGGAGCAAGCCAGTGA